From the genome of Acidobacteriota bacterium, one region includes:
- a CDS encoding efflux RND transporter periplasmic adaptor subunit: MTKKRLWIVLSAAAVLLLVIVLTAVNSRPKGFEVEVLKTERGEVSPTVTADGLIAAKNAVNISSQVMGEIVSIPFLEGSAVKKGDILVQINPDTYQRDVASALANLQSAEVGARQARVTLAQRKKDWERAEDLFRKGIFSASQRDDARLALDQAELAESSAASAVAQAKAYFQKAQDNLAKTTLRSPMDGVVTAVNAKVGETAVMGTMNFSGTVILTVSDLSEIITEVQVDEADYPRLKLGQPVVVIVDALGGRRYDGKVIEISASARPGASGTQANIRQFLVKVAVTNPDSDLKPGVTARVRLLADKRENVIRVPVGAIRTEEKSGEQVFYVFVSDKQKAAKKIVQTGLSDDLFTEVTEGLEEGDEVVIGPYRILRNLKENDRLRPKVLKPEDFVKSRTAPKTEEPGD, encoded by the coding sequence ATGACCAAGAAGCGCCTCTGGATTGTCCTGTCCGCCGCCGCCGTCCTCCTCCTCGTGATCGTCCTGACCGCCGTCAACAGCCGGCCCAAAGGGTTCGAAGTGGAGGTCCTCAAGACCGAACGGGGCGAGGTGTCCCCGACGGTTACGGCGGACGGGCTCATCGCCGCCAAGAACGCCGTGAACATCTCCTCCCAGGTCATGGGCGAAATCGTGTCCATCCCCTTCCTGGAGGGAAGCGCCGTTAAAAAAGGCGATATCCTGGTCCAGATCAACCCCGACACCTACCAGCGGGACGTGGCCTCGGCCCTGGCCAACCTGCAATCCGCCGAGGTGGGCGCGCGGCAGGCGCGGGTGACTCTCGCCCAGCGCAAGAAGGATTGGGAGCGGGCCGAGGACCTCTTCCGCAAGGGGATCTTCTCGGCCTCGCAGAGGGACGACGCCCGCCTGGCTCTGGACCAGGCCGAACTCGCCGAAAGCTCCGCCGCCTCGGCGGTGGCCCAGGCGAAGGCCTACTTCCAGAAGGCCCAGGACAACCTGGCCAAGACGACCCTGCGATCGCCCATGGACGGGGTCGTGACGGCGGTGAACGCGAAGGTGGGCGAAACGGCCGTCATGGGCACCATGAATTTCTCGGGAACCGTCATCCTCACCGTTTCGGACCTCAGCGAGATCATCACCGAAGTCCAGGTGGACGAGGCCGATTATCCCCGGCTCAAGCTCGGCCAGCCCGTCGTCGTCATCGTGGACGCCCTGGGCGGAAGGCGCTACGACGGAAAGGTGATCGAGATCAGCGCCTCGGCCCGGCCCGGGGCCAGCGGCACCCAGGCCAACATCCGACAGTTCCTCGTGAAGGTCGCCGTCACCAACCCCGATTCGGACCTCAAGCCGGGCGTCACCGCCCGCGTGCGGCTCCTTGCCGACAAGCGGGAGAACGTGATCCGCGTCCCCGTTGGAGCCATCCGCACGGAGGAGAAAAGCGGCGAGCAGGTCTTCTACGTCTTCGTCTCCGACAAGCAGAAGGCCGCCAAGAAGATCGTTCAGACCGGCCTGTCGGACGACCTCTTCACCGAAGTCACCGAGGGCCTCGAGGAGGGGGACGAGGTCGTCATCGGCCCCTACAGGATTTTGAGGAACCTCAAGGAGAACGACCGCCTCCGGCCCAAGGTCCTCAAGCCGGAGGACTTCGTGAAGAGCCGCACCGCGCCCAAGACGGAGGAGCCGGGTGACTGA
- the gltX gene encoding glutamate--tRNA ligase → MVSERIRVRFAPSPTGHLHLGNVRTALFNWLYARKNGGAFILRLEDTDAARSTEESVRSVLQDLRWLGLHWDEGPETGGPFGPYRQTERYGTYRAAAERLLQEDKAYPCFCSQETLDAGREAARAAQRTFVYPGTCRHVDAAERARRIASGEPHSLRLKVPLKAVTFTDLVRGPVSIHTSQFGDWILTRPDGSPTYNFAVVVDDALMGVTHVIRGEDHLSNTPKQIVLYEALGLEAPLFGHLSMILGPDGGKLSKRHGDVSLDAFRSRGFLPEAMVNGLALLGWSDPGGREVLSAREILEAFSLERVNKVAAVFDEGKLRFLNREHLKRMAPEALASALARPLRGAGRLPEGDLSAEALAWLADLGQLLVERMDLLSEAIAASDPVFVFDPEAMDEAARAALAEPGAREVVRAFLDRAAKADLALPGAYREVVLSVRDALRVKGKALFHPIRVALTARESGPDLERLVPLLERGSRLDLPVPVLPPAERIRRVLRVMEGAQKAF, encoded by the coding sequence ATGGTGTCCGAGAGAATCCGCGTCCGTTTCGCGCCGTCTCCCACGGGTCACCTCCACCTGGGAAACGTGCGGACGGCTCTTTTCAACTGGCTTTACGCCCGCAAGAACGGCGGCGCCTTCATCCTGCGTCTCGAGGACACGGACGCCGCGCGGTCCACGGAGGAGAGCGTCCGCTCGGTCCTTCAGGACCTGAGGTGGCTGGGCCTTCACTGGGACGAGGGACCGGAGACAGGGGGGCCCTTCGGTCCCTATCGCCAGACGGAGCGCTACGGCACCTATCGGGCGGCCGCGGAACGCCTCCTCCAGGAAGACAAGGCCTACCCCTGCTTCTGCTCCCAGGAGACGCTGGACGCGGGCCGCGAGGCCGCCCGCGCGGCCCAGCGGACCTTCGTCTACCCGGGCACCTGCCGACATGTGGACGCGGCCGAGCGGGCCCGGAGGATCGCCTCGGGCGAGCCCCATTCGCTCCGCCTCAAGGTCCCGCTAAAAGCCGTCACCTTCACGGACCTGGTGCGCGGGCCCGTCTCCATCCACACCTCTCAGTTCGGAGATTGGATCCTCACCCGCCCGGACGGTTCGCCCACCTACAACTTCGCCGTGGTCGTGGACGACGCCCTCATGGGCGTGACCCACGTGATCCGGGGGGAGGACCACCTCTCCAACACCCCGAAGCAGATCGTCCTCTACGAGGCCTTGGGGTTGGAGGCGCCCCTCTTCGGCCACCTCTCCATGATTCTCGGACCGGACGGGGGCAAGCTCAGCAAGCGCCACGGCGACGTCTCCCTGGACGCATTCCGCTCCCGCGGTTTCCTTCCGGAGGCCATGGTGAACGGACTGGCCCTCCTGGGGTGGTCCGATCCCGGAGGACGGGAGGTTCTCTCGGCCCGCGAGATTCTGGAGGCCTTCTCGCTGGAGCGCGTGAACAAGGTGGCCGCGGTGTTCGACGAAGGGAAGCTGCGCTTCCTCAACCGGGAGCACCTCAAACGGATGGCCCCGGAAGCCCTGGCCTCGGCGCTTGCCCGGCCCCTTCGCGGGGCGGGCCGGCTTCCCGAGGGGGATCTCTCCGCCGAGGCGCTCGCCTGGCTGGCGGACCTGGGTCAACTTCTCGTCGAGCGGATGGATCTCCTCTCCGAAGCCATCGCCGCCTCCGACCCCGTGTTCGTCTTCGATCCCGAAGCCATGGATGAAGCGGCGCGCGCCGCGCTTGCGGAACCCGGGGCCAGGGAGGTGGTTCGCGCCTTTCTCGATCGAGCCGCGAAGGCGGACCTCGCCCTTCCCGGAGCGTATCGTGAGGTGGTCCTCTCCGTTCGGGACGCGCTCCGGGTCAAAGGGAAGGCGCTCTTCCACCCCATCCGGGTGGCCCTCACGGCCCGCGAATCGGGCCCCGACCTGGAGCGCCTGGTGCCCCTTCTGGAGCGCGGCAGCCGCCTGGATCTGCCCGTGCCGGTCCTCCCTCCCGCCGAGCGCATCCGAAGGGTCCTGCGGGTCATGGAGGGGGCCCAAAAGGCGTTCTGA
- a CDS encoding alpha/beta hydrolase produces the protein MGRTLFLIHGMWGGAHLWTNYRSFFEERGHTCHAPTLRHHDVPPQAPPPEGLGVTSLLDYAADLEAQIRALPERPVVVGHSMGGILAQILASRGLCEKAVLLTPAAPRGVLALRLSVIRSFWSAMTTWGFWRKPFKITYAEAVYSMMELLPEDERRKAYAQFVHESGRAAFEIGFWLLDGRRAAEVDEKMVTCPVLVVAGGRDRITPAAVVKNVAKKYGAPCKVFPEHAHWVLQEKGWEDVARFVAEWIEAP, from the coding sequence ATGGGCAGGACCCTGTTCCTCATCCACGGCATGTGGGGCGGCGCGCACCTGTGGACGAACTACCGGTCCTTTTTCGAGGAGCGGGGCCACACCTGCCACGCCCCCACCTTGCGCCACCACGACGTCCCTCCGCAGGCCCCGCCGCCCGAGGGACTCGGTGTCACGAGCCTTCTGGACTACGCCGCCGATCTGGAGGCCCAGATCCGGGCCCTGCCCGAGCGGCCCGTCGTCGTGGGCCATTCCATGGGGGGCATCCTGGCCCAGATCCTGGCCTCCCGGGGACTGTGCGAAAAGGCGGTGCTCCTCACTCCCGCGGCGCCGCGGGGGGTCCTCGCCCTCCGCCTTTCGGTGATCCGGTCCTTCTGGAGCGCCATGACCACCTGGGGCTTCTGGCGGAAGCCCTTCAAGATCACCTACGCCGAGGCGGTCTACTCCATGATGGAACTCCTGCCCGAGGACGAAAGGCGGAAGGCCTACGCGCAGTTCGTCCACGAATCGGGCCGGGCGGCCTTCGAAATCGGTTTCTGGCTCCTCGACGGCCGGCGCGCCGCCGAGGTGGACGAGAAGATGGTGACTTGTCCGGTGCTGGTGGTGGCGGGGGGGAGGGACCGCATCACCCCCGCCGCCGTCGTGAAGAACGTGGCGAAGAAGTACGGCGCCCCCTGCAAGGTCTTTCCGGAGCACGCCCACTGGGTGCTTCAGGAGAAGGGCTGGGAGGACGTGGCCCGCTTCGTCGCCGAATGGATCGAGGCGCCGTAG
- a CDS encoding S46 family peptidase: protein MRIAAGILLGWAVVSASGFVVRADEGMWTFDSIPVERIERSTGFRPDAAWIERVRLASVRINDGGSGAFVSPRGLLLTNQHLALGQLQKVSTPEKDYVRTGFYAPTEAQELKCPDLEVHRLEGMENVTQAVREAVAGLSSKKAEARRREVLASLASARMRETGLLCESETLYRGGEYWIYLYRRFTDIRLVFSTEKAVGFFGGDADNFAFPRHDLDVALFRVYDNGRPLEVTHYLPLRENPPSEGEVVFVAGNPGATLRLLTASQIETLRDLSYPTRLAQIEALIAGLEAYGARGTEETRRAYGALYGIRNARRTVVGELEALRDPDLLEGKRREERALLEALSGRPSLRKEVRRALREAARAEKVRRRGFKATFYGGDMPGGTLCKLALALVRYPVETAKPDGSRLEPYQEANLETLRSEILSPAPLHADLQEAYLATALEWLRTELGPDDPLVRALLDGESPQEVARKSVGGTRLGDLSVRKGLLDGGEQAVRASADPLLALARRADPILRERSRRLREEVAAPLESAAEILAGARFAVHGKSLYPDATFSPRLTWGRVAGYETPSQTVPPFTTFFGLYDRSAAFGGRGAYALPQRYQEGRGRLDLATVLNFAATCDTISGNSGSPCFDREGYVVGVVFDRNREGLSRRFYYDESRARCVAVASSAVLETLEALYDAGPLAAELRAASGDKAGRRI, encoded by the coding sequence ATGAGGATCGCGGCGGGGATTCTCCTGGGTTGGGCGGTGGTATCGGCCTCCGGCTTCGTGGTGCGGGCCGACGAGGGGATGTGGACCTTCGACAGCATTCCCGTGGAGCGGATCGAGCGGAGCACCGGCTTCCGTCCCGATGCGGCGTGGATCGAGCGGGTGCGTCTCGCTTCGGTGCGAATCAACGACGGGGGCTCGGGTGCCTTCGTGAGCCCCCGCGGACTCCTGCTCACCAATCAGCACCTTGCCCTGGGCCAGCTCCAGAAGGTCTCCACTCCGGAGAAAGACTACGTGCGCACCGGCTTCTACGCCCCTACCGAGGCACAGGAGCTGAAATGCCCCGACCTGGAGGTGCACCGCCTCGAGGGCATGGAGAACGTCACCCAGGCCGTGCGAGAGGCCGTGGCAGGCCTTTCCTCGAAGAAAGCGGAGGCCAGGAGGCGGGAGGTCCTGGCGAGCCTCGCCTCCGCCAGAATGCGCGAGACCGGACTCCTGTGCGAGAGCGAGACCCTCTACCGCGGCGGGGAGTATTGGATCTACCTCTACCGCCGCTTCACCGACATCCGCCTCGTCTTCTCCACCGAGAAGGCCGTGGGTTTCTTCGGCGGGGACGCGGACAACTTCGCCTTTCCCCGGCACGACCTCGACGTGGCTCTCTTCCGCGTGTACGACAACGGCCGGCCCCTTGAGGTGACGCACTACCTGCCCCTTCGGGAGAACCCTCCGAGCGAAGGCGAGGTCGTCTTCGTGGCGGGGAACCCGGGGGCCACGCTCCGGCTCCTTACGGCCTCCCAGATCGAGACGCTTCGCGACCTGTCCTACCCCACCCGCCTGGCGCAGATCGAGGCCCTCATCGCCGGGCTCGAAGCGTACGGTGCGCGGGGTACGGAGGAGACCCGCAGGGCCTACGGGGCGCTGTACGGCATCCGCAACGCGCGGCGGACGGTGGTCGGGGAACTCGAGGCCCTGCGCGATCCGGACTTGCTGGAGGGAAAGAGGCGGGAGGAGCGGGCCCTCCTCGAGGCCCTCTCGGGAAGACCTTCCCTCCGGAAGGAGGTCCGCCGGGCCCTGCGCGAGGCGGCGCGGGCGGAGAAGGTCCGCCGCAGGGGCTTCAAGGCCACCTTCTACGGCGGGGACATGCCCGGCGGGACGCTTTGCAAGCTCGCCCTCGCCCTGGTGCGGTATCCCGTCGAGACGGCCAAACCCGACGGGAGCCGCCTCGAGCCCTACCAGGAGGCCAACCTCGAAACCCTGAGGTCCGAAATCCTCAGTCCGGCCCCCCTCCACGCGGACCTCCAGGAGGCCTACCTCGCCACGGCCCTCGAGTGGCTCCGGACCGAACTGGGCCCCGACGACCCCCTGGTCCGCGCACTTCTCGACGGGGAGTCGCCCCAGGAGGTGGCCCGGAAGTCGGTGGGCGGCACCCGGCTGGGCGACCTCTCGGTGCGGAAAGGGCTCCTGGATGGCGGTGAACAGGCCGTCAGGGCGTCCGCCGATCCCCTTCTGGCCCTGGCCCGAAGGGCCGATCCCATCCTTCGGGAACGCAGCCGGCGCCTGCGCGAGGAGGTGGCCGCCCCCCTCGAGTCGGCCGCCGAGATCCTGGCCGGGGCCCGCTTCGCCGTTCACGGAAAGTCCTTGTACCCCGACGCCACCTTCTCGCCCCGCCTGACGTGGGGAAGGGTGGCCGGCTACGAGACCCCGTCCCAGACCGTTCCGCCCTTCACGACCTTCTTCGGCCTGTACGATCGGAGCGCGGCCTTCGGGGGCAGGGGAGCCTACGCCCTGCCGCAAAGGTACCAGGAAGGGCGGGGGCGGCTCGACCTCGCCACCGTCCTCAATTTTGCCGCCACCTGCGACACCATCAGCGGCAACTCCGGAAGCCCCTGCTTCGACCGAGAGGGGTACGTCGTGGGAGTCGTCTTCGACCGGAACCGGGAGGGGCTCTCCCGCCGCTTCTACTACGACGAGTCCCGGGCGCGGTGCGTGGCCGTGGCCTCCAGCGCCGTTCTGGAAACCCTGGAGGCTCTATACGATGCCGGCCCCCTGGCGGCCGAACTTCGCGCGGCCTCGGGCGACAAGGCGGGGCGAAGGATCTGA
- a CDS encoding ABC transporter ATP-binding protein: MTDDVLIEARGLVKDYPMGDEVYHALRGADLTVRRGEFIAIMGPSGSGKSTLLHLLGCLDTPTSGTYTLAGTPVHSLPPDELAEVRNREIGFIFQMFFLLPRASAVENVELPLIYAKVPPGERRRKAMEALQFLGLETHAAHRPNQLSGGQRQQIAICRALVNKPSLILADEPTGNLDSKTSENIMGQLVRLNRMGNTLILVTHEPDIAAYAPRQVRIRDGRIVSDEVVRKAEGGEP; encoded by the coding sequence GTGACTGACGACGTGCTCATCGAGGCGCGCGGCCTCGTCAAGGACTACCCCATGGGGGACGAGGTCTACCACGCCCTCCGCGGGGCGGACCTCACCGTGCGACGCGGCGAGTTCATCGCCATCATGGGTCCCTCCGGATCGGGCAAGTCCACGCTCCTCCATCTCCTCGGCTGTCTGGACACGCCCACGTCCGGCACGTACACGCTGGCCGGCACCCCGGTCCACAGCCTCCCGCCCGACGAACTCGCGGAGGTGAGGAACCGCGAGATCGGCTTCATCTTCCAGATGTTTTTCCTCCTCCCCAGGGCCAGCGCCGTGGAGAACGTGGAACTGCCCCTCATCTACGCCAAGGTCCCCCCCGGCGAGCGGCGCCGGAAGGCCATGGAGGCCCTCCAGTTCCTCGGCCTGGAGACCCACGCAGCCCACCGCCCCAACCAGCTCTCGGGCGGCCAGCGCCAGCAGATCGCCATCTGCCGCGCGCTCGTCAACAAGCCCAGCCTCATCCTCGCCGACGAACCCACGGGGAACCTCGACTCCAAGACGAGCGAGAACATCATGGGACAGCTCGTGCGGCTCAACCGGATGGGCAACACCCTCATTCTCGTCACCCACGAGCCCGACATCGCCGCCTACGCGCCCCGGCAGGTGCGCATCCGGGACGGCAGGATCGTCTCCGACGAGGTCGTGCGCAAGGCGGAGGGAGGCGAGCCATGA
- a CDS encoding ABC transporter permease: MTAAIRKEQIYGFWGSVAELVRIALRAILASKMRSFLTVLGIIIGVLSVVAVVSIMQGVFAAFFAEFNSLGADTMFVRPNYEMSRSRVDAVKRLKMTYADALAIKDGAPLVKEVAPFVMRGDTIAYRSQRDTTQIIGTTEPYAPINNLDLESGRFIGPMDVATRRKVCVVGQDILDKLAMPPQCLGEEIQIGRGTYTIVGLLEKKGGSFGQSQDDQIFIPLTAATQQYGQDIANTVFILIQILDPKQTDNAVEQISTVLRRTHGIRFGQQDDFRIFTVEAIKRVIDQFTGISTMVVTAIVCITLVVGGIGIMNIMLVSVTERTREIGIRMAVGAKRVHILYQFLIESVTLSTLGGIVGLFLGVGLSHFVVFVLRKTVSETFPPAYVPFWIVLLSLGFAALTGAVFGVYPAVKASRLDPIDALRYE, from the coding sequence ATGACCGCCGCCATCCGAAAGGAACAGATCTACGGTTTCTGGGGAAGCGTGGCCGAACTCGTCCGCATCGCGCTCAGGGCCATCCTGGCCAGCAAGATGCGCTCCTTCCTCACGGTCCTCGGCATCATCATCGGAGTCCTCAGCGTCGTGGCGGTGGTTTCCATCATGCAGGGCGTCTTCGCCGCCTTCTTCGCGGAGTTCAACTCCCTGGGCGCCGACACCATGTTCGTTCGGCCCAACTACGAGATGTCCAGGAGCCGGGTGGATGCGGTGAAGCGCCTGAAGATGACCTACGCCGACGCCCTGGCGATCAAGGACGGGGCCCCGCTCGTCAAGGAGGTGGCCCCCTTCGTCATGCGCGGGGACACCATCGCCTACCGGAGCCAGCGCGACACCACGCAGATCATCGGTACCACGGAGCCCTATGCCCCCATCAACAACCTCGACCTGGAGTCGGGACGCTTCATCGGGCCCATGGACGTGGCCACCCGCCGAAAGGTGTGCGTGGTGGGCCAGGACATCCTGGACAAGCTGGCCATGCCCCCCCAGTGCCTCGGAGAGGAGATCCAGATCGGACGGGGCACCTACACCATCGTGGGCCTGCTCGAGAAGAAGGGCGGCTCCTTTGGCCAGAGCCAGGACGACCAGATCTTCATCCCCTTAACAGCCGCCACCCAGCAGTACGGGCAGGACATCGCCAACACGGTCTTCATCCTGATCCAGATCCTCGACCCCAAGCAGACCGACAACGCGGTGGAGCAGATCTCCACGGTCCTGCGCCGCACCCACGGCATCCGCTTCGGCCAGCAGGACGACTTCCGCATTTTCACCGTGGAGGCCATCAAGAGGGTCATCGACCAGTTCACGGGCATCTCCACGATGGTGGTCACGGCCATCGTCTGCATCACCCTCGTGGTCGGGGGCATCGGCATCATGAACATCATGCTCGTCTCCGTCACCGAGCGGACCCGCGAAATCGGCATCCGGATGGCCGTGGGCGCCAAGAGGGTCCACATCCTCTACCAGTTCCTCATCGAATCGGTGACCCTCTCGACCCTCGGGGGCATCGTCGGACTCTTCCTGGGCGTGGGCCTGTCCCACTTCGTGGTCTTCGTCCTGAGAAAGACCGTCTCCGAGACCTTCCCGCCGGCCTACGTGCCCTTCTGGATCGTCCTGCTCTCCCTGGGGTTCGCCGCCCTCACGGGCGCGGTCTTCGGCGTCTACCCCGCCGTCAAGGCCAGCCGCCTCGACCCCATCGACGCCCTCAGGTACGAGTAG
- a CDS encoding phosphoribosylaminoimidazolesuccinocarboxamide synthase has protein sequence MRPVVTRTDYEGIRRISRGKVRDMYDLEDQVLIVVTDRLSAFDHVLPNGIPDKGRVLNLLTEFWLEKTKHIVKNHLISTDVDDLPSPLCPYKEELEGRFMLAKKAEMLPVECVVRGYLSGSGWNDYRRTGAVCGIRLPEGLKESDRLPEPIFTPSTKAETGHDENISFEAATSLLGESLARRVRELTLSVYNYAADYALQRGIIIADTKFEFGLYEGEVILCDEVLTPDSSRFWPASLYEPGKSQPSFDKQFVRDYLLSIRWNKEPPVPVLPEEVVSRTSEKYREAYERITGHPLP, from the coding sequence ATGCGACCGGTGGTCACCCGAACCGACTACGAAGGAATCCGACGGATCTCCCGCGGCAAGGTCCGAGACATGTACGACCTGGAGGACCAGGTCCTCATCGTGGTCACGGACCGGCTGTCCGCCTTCGACCACGTCCTGCCCAACGGGATCCCCGACAAGGGCCGCGTGCTCAATCTCCTGACCGAGTTCTGGCTCGAGAAGACGAAGCACATCGTGAAGAACCACCTGATCTCCACGGACGTGGACGATTTGCCTTCGCCTCTCTGCCCCTACAAGGAAGAACTGGAAGGGCGTTTCATGCTGGCCAAGAAAGCCGAAATGCTCCCCGTGGAGTGCGTCGTGCGGGGATACCTGTCCGGTTCGGGCTGGAACGATTACCGCAGGACCGGCGCGGTGTGCGGCATCCGGCTCCCCGAGGGCCTGAAGGAAAGCGACCGGCTCCCGGAACCCATCTTCACGCCGTCCACCAAGGCCGAGACGGGACACGACGAGAACATCTCCTTCGAGGCCGCCACCTCCCTCCTCGGCGAGAGTCTGGCCCGCAGGGTGCGGGAGCTGACGCTGTCGGTTTACAACTACGCCGCGGATTATGCCCTCCAGCGCGGAATCATCATCGCCGACACGAAGTTCGAGTTCGGGTTGTACGAAGGCGAGGTCATCCTCTGCGACGAGGTCCTGACGCCCGATTCCAGCCGCTTCTGGCCCGCCAGCCTCTACGAGCCGGGAAAGTCCCAGCCCTCTTTCGACAAGCAGTTCGTGAGGGATTACCTGCTGTCCATCCGGTGGAACAAGGAGCCGCCCGTGCCCGTCCTGCCCGAGGAGGTGGTGTCCAGGACCTCCGAGAAGTACCGGGAGGCGTACGAGCGGATCACGGGCCACCCGCTGCCGTAG
- the rimI gene encoding ribosomal protein S18-alanine N-acetyltransferase yields MGKGPDVRGAVRPMAARDLPEVSAIEADSFPNPWPLEALRHELMSNPFCSSFVVEQEGRVAGYAFLWVIFEQAHLINIAVGREFRRRGLGEALLVHALEQARSLGGERIHLEVRESNAPAIALYRKHGFGELGRIERYYSDGAPALVMEAPLTGGEGGGGR; encoded by the coding sequence ATGGGAAAGGGGCCGGACGTGCGGGGGGCGGTGCGGCCCATGGCGGCCAGGGACCTCCCGGAGGTCTCGGCCATCGAGGCGGACTCCTTCCCCAACCCGTGGCCCCTGGAGGCTCTCCGCCATGAACTGATGTCCAACCCCTTCTGCTCCAGCTTCGTCGTGGAGCAGGAGGGGCGGGTCGCCGGGTACGCCTTCCTGTGGGTCATTTTCGAACAGGCGCACTTGATCAACATCGCCGTGGGCCGCGAGTTCCGCCGTCGCGGACTGGGCGAGGCGCTCTTGGTCCACGCCCTGGAGCAGGCCAGGTCCCTGGGGGGGGAGCGGATCCACCTGGAGGTGAGGGAGTCCAACGCTCCCGCCATCGCCCTGTACCGAAAGCACGGCTTCGGCGAACTCGGCCGGATCGAACGGTATTACTCCGACGGGGCGCCGGCCCTGGTCATGGAGGCCCCGCTGACGGGGGGCGAAGGGGGGGGAGGGCGATGA
- a CDS encoding nitronate monooxygenase: MKTRVTELFGIEHPIVLSGMSWISTPELVAAVSNAGGLGILATGVYNAGQTREAIRRVRSLTDRPFGANATLYFPGARENAQVLLEEKVPVINFSMGKGDWIVKGAHAYGGKVIATVTTAKHAQSAASYGTDAVLVTGNEAAAHGSGVSSMVLIPRVADAVKVPIVAAGGFADGRGLAAALVLGADGVAMGTRLMNTKESPAHEGCKAACREREAEDTLYTTRFDGQPCRILLSPGGKRAVKRGLDLKRAAFNGVEISRMLGVPYLKMAAGVLASGWKNTLQLAHLANAFKGFRLACTEGDLERGVLPLGQASSLIADTPTVAEVLRRTVEEAEALLARPRAL; encoded by the coding sequence ATGAAGACGCGCGTGACGGAACTCTTCGGCATCGAGCATCCCATCGTCCTGTCGGGCATGTCGTGGATCTCCACGCCGGAACTGGTGGCGGCGGTGTCCAACGCGGGAGGCCTGGGCATCCTGGCGACGGGCGTGTACAACGCCGGGCAGACCCGCGAGGCGATCCGCAGGGTTCGCTCCCTCACCGACCGCCCCTTCGGCGCCAACGCCACCCTGTACTTTCCCGGAGCGAGGGAGAACGCCCAGGTCCTCTTGGAGGAAAAGGTCCCCGTCATCAATTTCTCCATGGGCAAGGGGGACTGGATCGTGAAGGGCGCCCACGCCTACGGCGGGAAGGTCATCGCCACGGTGACGACGGCCAAGCACGCCCAGAGCGCGGCCTCCTACGGGACCGACGCGGTCCTCGTGACGGGGAACGAAGCGGCGGCCCACGGTTCGGGGGTTTCATCCATGGTCCTCATCCCCAGGGTGGCCGACGCCGTGAAGGTCCCCATCGTGGCGGCGGGGGGCTTCGCCGACGGCCGGGGCCTCGCGGCGGCGCTCGTCCTGGGGGCCGACGGCGTGGCCATGGGAACGCGCCTGATGAACACGAAGGAGAGCCCGGCCCACGAAGGGTGCAAGGCCGCGTGCCGGGAGCGGGAGGCCGAGGACACCCTCTACACCACGCGGTTCGACGGACAGCCTTGCCGCATCCTCCTTTCCCCCGGAGGAAAGCGGGCGGTGAAGCGCGGCCTGGACCTGAAGCGGGCCGCCTTCAACGGGGTGGAGATCTCACGGATGCTTGGCGTTCCCTACCTCAAGATGGCGGCGGGGGTTCTCGCCTCGGGGTGGAAAAACACCCTCCAACTGGCCCACCTGGCCAACGCCTTCAAGGGCTTCCGGCTGGCCTGCACGGAGGGGGACCTGGAGCGCGGCGTCCTTCCCCTCGGGCAGGCCTCCAGCCTCATCGCGGACACGCCCACGGTGGCCGAGGTGCTGAGGCGAACGGTGGAGGAGGCGGAGGCCCTTCTCGCGCGCCCCCGCGCCCTCTGA